A window of the Mucilaginibacter sp. cycad4 genome harbors these coding sequences:
- a CDS encoding molybdopterin-dependent oxidoreductase yields MFTNFNAAEQAVHFPADRRLFLGIKPYIFVITGALLLATVGVAWMQYLTWGLPADPSASFLPVTEADPKGFPWWLCLSHWVNFFFLIIIIRSGLSILADHPRLYWNNDCTPNSEWIKFTPLKIPDNNLWTAKDEARYLSPVVGLPGYRHTVGLARCWHFINVPFFLLNGVVFTILLFTTNQWKRLVPVSWQILPDSWNVFVHYATLNMPVEPNGFYHYNALQQLSYFGVVFILAPIAMLSGMAMSPAIENRFHWLPKLFGNRQGARSVHFLVMLGYLAFIVIHVSMVAATGLVRNMNHIINGTDNPTDTSGLYIGLGFILFIIAFGFLAHWLSWKRPRLLQKAEAAINGTLWKLSINKFKPHIYYQPKDISPYFWANGKIPNSEEWHTLAADGFKDYKLKVGGLVDNPVELSLTDLIELGKEQNITMHHCIQGWSGIAEWGGVPIKALVELVRPHANVTTVVFYSFGEGLYGGTYYDTHTLDNCMKPASILAWEMNYEPLTPAYGAPLRLRIENQIGYKMVKWIARVDFVESHETIGKGFGGKNEDDEYFDLIANT; encoded by the coding sequence ATGTTTACCAATTTTAACGCAGCGGAACAAGCGGTTCATTTCCCGGCAGACAGAAGATTATTTTTAGGAATTAAGCCTTATATATTTGTTATTACCGGTGCTTTGTTACTGGCCACGGTTGGCGTTGCATGGATGCAGTATCTTACATGGGGACTGCCCGCCGATCCATCCGCTTCTTTCCTCCCGGTTACCGAAGCCGACCCAAAAGGCTTCCCCTGGTGGTTATGCCTGAGCCATTGGGTTAACTTTTTCTTTTTGATTATTATCATCAGAAGCGGACTTTCCATCCTGGCAGACCACCCGCGTTTGTACTGGAATAATGATTGTACGCCCAATTCTGAATGGATCAAATTCACCCCCTTAAAAATACCCGATAATAACCTTTGGACAGCAAAAGATGAAGCCCGCTATTTAAGTCCGGTTGTTGGCCTGCCGGGTTACCGGCACACCGTAGGCCTTGCCCGTTGCTGGCATTTTATCAATGTTCCGTTTTTCCTTTTAAATGGCGTGGTATTTACCATACTGCTTTTTACCACCAATCAATGGAAACGGCTTGTACCTGTATCATGGCAGATCCTGCCCGATTCATGGAACGTATTTGTGCACTACGCCACCCTGAATATGCCGGTTGAGCCAAACGGGTTTTATCATTATAATGCGCTTCAGCAACTCTCTTATTTTGGGGTGGTATTTATACTTGCACCGATAGCCATGCTTAGCGGTATGGCCATGTCACCGGCTATTGAAAATCGTTTTCACTGGCTGCCAAAGCTTTTCGGGAACAGGCAGGGTGCCCGTTCTGTTCATTTTTTAGTAATGCTTGGCTACCTGGCGTTCATTGTAATCCACGTGAGTATGGTTGCGGCGACAGGACTTGTCCGCAACATGAACCACATCATCAACGGAACAGATAATCCCACAGATACTTCAGGGCTTTACATTGGTTTAGGCTTTATATTGTTTATCATAGCATTTGGTTTTTTAGCGCACTGGCTATCCTGGAAAAGGCCCCGTTTGCTGCAAAAGGCAGAAGCCGCCATTAACGGAACGCTTTGGAAACTATCTATCAATAAGTTTAAACCCCATATTTATTATCAGCCAAAAGATATATCACCCTACTTTTGGGCAAACGGAAAAATACCCAATTCTGAAGAATGGCACACACTGGCTGCTGATGGGTTTAAAGATTATAAGCTTAAAGTTGGCGGACTGGTTGATAACCCGGTAGAGCTATCTCTTACGGACTTGATTGAGCTTGGCAAGGAGCAAAACATCACCATGCACCATTGTATCCAGGGATGGTCGGGCATTGCAGAGTGGGGCGGTGTACCTATAAAGGCACTTGTTGAGTTGGTTAGGCCACACGCAAATGTTACAACGGTGGTTTTTTATTCATTTGGAGAAGGCCTATATGGCGGAACCTACTATGACACCCATACGCTGGATAATTGCATGAAGCCGGCATCGATTCTGGCCTGGGAAATGAATTACGAGCCACTTACCCCAGCTTACGGCGCTCCGCTCAGGCTCAGGATAGAGAATCAGATAGGGTATAAAATGGTAAAATGGATTGCCCGTGTTGATTTTGTGGAGAGCCACGAAACAATTGGCAAAGGCTTCGGCGGTAAAAATGAAGATGACGAATATTTTGATTTGATTGCAAATACATAG
- a CDS encoding tellurite resistance/C4-dicarboxylate transporter family protein gives MKVIEQHPPLSKPGEPITGHSLQSFFPGYFALVMATGIVSIGAFLYHMPIIANTLFAANIGFYIVLWVIFFLRVFKYPTAVWKDITSSSRGVTFLTMVAANNVLGNQFALMTNHQEVAVFLWWLGIALWILITYTFFIVITAKEPKQGVEASLSGAWLLIVVATESVAVLGALIAGQMACRDVVIFISFCAFLIGGMHYMVFISLIIYRWLFLSMKAELLTPPYWINMGAVAITTLAGSRLLIYARTHEWIAGIQYFLPGFTVLFWAFATWWLPILFLLPVWRHILQRVPLKYDPQYWSLVFPAGMYTVATFNFSKVLGLPFVMHISNGFIYLSMAAWAIVFIGMARSFIRFIFPPK, from the coding sequence TTGAAAGTAATAGAACAACATCCGCCATTGTCAAAACCAGGCGAGCCCATCACAGGCCATTCGCTCCAATCCTTTTTTCCGGGTTATTTTGCATTGGTAATGGCAACAGGCATAGTTTCCATCGGCGCTTTTTTATACCATATGCCCATCATTGCCAATACCCTGTTTGCAGCGAATATTGGTTTTTACATCGTGTTATGGGTGATTTTCTTTCTGCGGGTTTTTAAATATCCAACGGCTGTTTGGAAAGATATCACCAGCTCATCGCGCGGTGTAACTTTTTTAACCATGGTTGCCGCTAATAATGTTTTGGGCAACCAGTTTGCTTTAATGACCAATCATCAGGAGGTGGCTGTATTTTTATGGTGGCTGGGCATAGCGTTATGGATACTGATCACCTACACTTTTTTTATTGTGATTACGGCTAAAGAACCAAAGCAAGGTGTGGAAGCAAGCTTAAGCGGCGCCTGGCTGCTTATTGTAGTTGCAACCGAATCTGTTGCTGTGTTGGGCGCATTAATTGCCGGCCAAATGGCCTGCCGCGATGTGGTGATTTTTATTTCATTTTGCGCTTTTTTAATAGGAGGCATGCATTACATGGTATTTATTTCCCTGATTATATACCGCTGGCTTTTTTTGAGCATGAAAGCCGAATTACTTACTCCGCCTTATTGGATAAATATGGGAGCAGTTGCCATAACCACGCTGGCAGGTTCACGTTTGCTGATTTACGCCCGTACCCATGAATGGATAGCAGGTATTCAGTATTTTTTACCCGGCTTTACAGTTTTGTTTTGGGCCTTTGCTACCTGGTGGCTTCCTATACTATTTTTGCTTCCTGTATGGCGGCATATTTTACAGCGGGTGCCGCTCAAATATGATCCGCAGTATTGGTCGCTGGTGTTTCCGGCAGGGATGTATACGGTAGCCACTTTTAATTTTTCAAAAGTACTTGGTCTCCCGTTTGTTATGCACATCTCAAACGGTTTTATCTATTTATCGATGGCAGCCTGGGCTATCGTTTTTATCGGGATGGCACGAAGTTTTATCCGGTTTATTTTTCCTCCTAAATAA
- a CDS encoding DUF6624 domain-containing protein codes for MKNLIIALTLLLIAGSSFAQQKFNPVLKKQLDSVLALDQKYRDTLTWLMTPGKSDSVLKAISMSSGRAMSHYWGLQNRIDSANVVFVEQLFKKYSYPGKTLVGEPTNEAAWYVIQHSPKINQYMPLMKTAAENKELPFRLYAMMLDRQLMNEGKEQIYGSQATSKPLRNGQKVGYYVWPIKDAATVNERRKQAGFDQTVEENAKRLGIDYKVVKIEDVK; via the coding sequence ATGAAAAACCTGATCATTGCTTTAACGCTGTTGCTAATAGCAGGCAGTTCATTCGCGCAACAAAAGTTTAACCCTGTTTTAAAGAAGCAGCTTGACAGTGTGCTGGCGCTTGATCAAAAATACCGGGATACCCTTACCTGGCTGATGACACCAGGCAAGAGCGATTCTGTATTAAAGGCAATATCCATGTCTTCCGGCAGGGCAATGTCGCATTATTGGGGGCTTCAAAATCGTATTGATTCGGCTAATGTTGTTTTTGTTGAACAATTATTCAAAAAATACAGTTACCCCGGCAAAACACTTGTTGGCGAACCAACCAACGAGGCTGCATGGTACGTAATCCAGCACTCGCCTAAAATAAATCAGTACATGCCCCTCATGAAAACCGCTGCCGAGAATAAAGAATTGCCCTTTAGGCTGTATGCCATGATGCTTGATCGTCAGTTAATGAACGAAGGGAAGGAGCAGATCTATGGTTCGCAGGCTACATCAAAGCCATTGCGTAACGGGCAAAAAGTTGGCTATTATGTTTGGCCAATAAAGGATGCCGCTACTGTGAATGAGCGTCGTAAACAGGCCGGCTTTGATCAAACCGTTGAAGAGAACGCCAAAAGATTAGGGATTGATTATAAAGTGGTAAAAATTGAGGATGTGAAGTGA
- a CDS encoding DUF4142 domain-containing protein, translated as MKKLSLIAMMALAALSFQACNGGAKSGSGDSTAAATTDTADSANKVKDTTTTGATGIAVTADDAKFATEAANAGLAEVAVGQLASEKATNAKVKDFAKMMVTDHSKANDELMAIAKTKNITLPSAPDDEHQKMKADLAAKSGADFDKDYVDAMVKGHKKVESLFEDASKNCKDADLKAFAAKTLPVIQHHLAEIETIQKGMK; from the coding sequence ATGAAAAAGTTAAGTTTAATTGCAATGATGGCCCTGGCGGCATTATCATTCCAGGCCTGTAATGGCGGAGCAAAAAGCGGCAGCGGCGATAGCACAGCGGCAGCAACAACAGATACTGCCGACAGCGCCAACAAAGTAAAAGACACTACTACTACCGGTGCAACAGGCATTGCCGTTACTGCCGATGATGCAAAATTTGCAACTGAAGCAGCCAATGCCGGCTTAGCCGAAGTTGCTGTTGGCCAGCTGGCCAGCGAAAAGGCAACCAATGCCAAAGTAAAAGATTTTGCTAAAATGATGGTTACCGACCACAGCAAAGCAAACGACGAACTAATGGCCATAGCCAAAACTAAAAACATTACCCTGCCATCGGCACCTGATGATGAGCATCAGAAAATGAAAGCCGACCTGGCAGCCAAATCAGGCGCTGATTTTGACAAGGACTATGTTGATGCGATGGTTAAAGGGCATAAAAAAGTTGAATCACTGTTTGAAGATGCATCAAAAAACTGCAAAGATGCCGACCTTAAAGCCTTTGCAGCTAAAACATTACCTGTTATCCAACACCATTTGGCCGAAATTGAGACTATTCAAAAAGGTATGAAGTAA
- a CDS encoding Gfo/Idh/MocA family oxidoreductase: MSKPIVTGLMAYGMSGRIFHAPFLITNPGFTFKAVVERHEKKAGKKYPDVISYDNINQLLNDDEIELIVVNTPNNTHFDYAVQALNAGKHVLIEKPAAVTSSEVKALFDLGKKLDLKVMIYQNRRYDSGFLSVKEVIESGRLGELIEVHFRLDRYRMDIGAKQFKETAGIPGGGLTYDLGAHLVDNAISIFGRPLSYEKTTATHRPGSQVDDYFNIHLKYPNQLNVYLTSGLLIAEHTYGFVVHGTLGSFVKMRTDVQEAQLDADMMPTDKGFGIEPEGSDGKLVLVGADGQKTVEWIKSPKGNYNGIFNAVYHTVRENALFPVTEEHVAWQIELLES, translated from the coding sequence ATGTCGAAACCAATAGTAACCGGCCTCATGGCCTACGGAATGTCGGGACGGATTTTTCACGCCCCGTTTTTAATTACCAATCCGGGCTTTACTTTTAAGGCCGTGGTTGAGCGCCATGAAAAAAAAGCCGGCAAAAAATATCCAGATGTGATCAGCTACGATAACATCAACCAGTTGCTTAACGACGATGAAATAGAGCTTATTGTCGTTAACACTCCTAACAACACCCACTTTGATTATGCCGTGCAAGCGCTAAATGCAGGTAAGCATGTACTGATCGAGAAGCCTGCAGCCGTAACCTCAAGCGAGGTAAAAGCCTTGTTTGACCTGGGTAAAAAGCTCGATCTGAAAGTGATGATCTACCAAAACCGCCGTTATGACAGCGGTTTCCTTTCGGTAAAGGAGGTGATTGAAAGCGGCAGGTTAGGGGAATTGATCGAGGTCCATTTCAGGCTGGACAGGTACCGCATGGACATCGGTGCAAAACAATTCAAGGAAACGGCGGGCATTCCGGGCGGTGGCCTTACTTATGATCTTGGTGCGCATTTGGTTGATAATGCGATCAGTATTTTCGGCAGGCCGCTGAGCTATGAAAAAACCACTGCTACGCACCGGCCAGGATCACAGGTTGACGATTATTTCAACATCCATCTCAAATACCCTAACCAGCTTAATGTTTATTTAACCTCGGGATTGTTAATAGCCGAGCACACCTACGGTTTTGTAGTACACGGCACGCTGGGCAGCTTTGTTAAAATGCGTACCGATGTACAGGAAGCCCAGCTTGATGCTGATATGATGCCAACCGACAAAGGCTTTGGCATTGAACCCGAAGGCAGCGACGGTAAACTGGTATTGGTGGGTGCCGACGGACAGAAAACCGTGGAGTGGATAAAGTCACCAAAAGGTAATTATAATGGCATATTTAATGCGGTGTATCATACCGTGCGCGAAAATGCGTTATTCCCGGTAACTGAAGAGCATGTTGCCTGGCAAATTGAATTGCTTGAAAGCTAA
- a CDS encoding IS3 family transposase produces MKDMYTRISLVRLCRLLGITRQAYYQHFWQQEASGIEDTLILQEVVSIRQDHRAMGGRKLYEKLHPFLLDHGIKMGRDALFDLLSANGLLVKKRRRRHVTTWSGHRFNRWPNIIRSLEVVRPNQLWVSDITYWKVKEEHLYISLITDAYSHKVVGYHLADTLETIETIQALKMALKDLPEQLPEALIHHSDRGVQYCTESYVKLLQDRYIKISMTENGDPLENAVAERMNGILKEEYLKHHRPENKQQAKQLLDRAIELYNKHRPHFSIGLLTPQHVHDKSLLPQKLWKNYYRKNTNIVNVSQDITTLVNT; encoded by the coding sequence ATGAAAGACATGTATACAAGGATCAGCCTTGTACGATTATGTCGGTTACTTGGTATTACCCGTCAGGCCTATTATCAGCACTTTTGGCAACAAGAAGCATCTGGAATAGAGGATACACTTATATTGCAGGAGGTTGTCAGCATTCGCCAAGACCACCGGGCAATGGGTGGCAGGAAGCTTTATGAAAAGCTGCACCCTTTTTTGCTTGATCATGGCATTAAAATGGGACGGGATGCACTGTTCGACCTGTTGTCAGCTAATGGACTGTTAGTAAAGAAACGCCGCAGGCGGCATGTGACGACCTGGTCGGGTCACCGGTTCAACAGATGGCCGAATATCATACGCAGCCTGGAGGTCGTCAGGCCTAACCAACTGTGGGTAAGCGATATCACCTACTGGAAAGTAAAAGAAGAACATTTGTACATCAGTTTGATAACGGACGCTTATTCGCACAAAGTAGTTGGCTATCATTTGGCTGATACCTTAGAAACGATCGAAACGATACAGGCCTTGAAAATGGCTTTAAAAGACCTGCCTGAACAATTGCCGGAGGCACTTATACATCACTCGGACCGGGGAGTGCAATATTGCACAGAAAGCTATGTAAAGCTATTACAGGACAGATACATCAAGATCAGTATGACCGAGAACGGTGACCCATTAGAGAATGCCGTTGCTGAACGAATGAACGGCATTCTTAAAGAAGAATATCTTAAGCATCACCGGCCTGAGAATAAGCAACAAGCAAAACAATTACTGGATAGAGCTATCGAGTTGTATAACAAACACCGGCCACACTTCAGTATCGGTCTGCTAACGCCCCAACATGTGCATGATAAAAGCTTGCTACCTCAAAAATTGTGGAAGAACTATTATCGCAAAAACACTAACATTGTAAACGTATCACAGGACATCACTACACTTGTAAATACATAA
- the gcvT gene encoding glycine cleavage system aminomethyltransferase GcvT: protein MKNTALTDIHVKTGAKMVPFAGYNMPVQYVGINAEHETVRKAVGVFDVSHMGEFILKGENALDLIQRVTSNDASKLYDGKVQYSCVPNENGGIVDDLLVYRIDEKTYMLVVNASNIEKDWDWISKYNTNGVDMKNISDRTSLLAIQGPKAAEALQSLTEVDLVSMEYYTFKKGTFAGVDNVLISATGYTGAGGFEIYFENQYAEQIWDAIFKAGEPFGIKPIGLGARDTLRLEMGFCLYGNDIDDTTSPLEAGLGWVTKFNKEFTNAEALQAQKQAGVNRKLVGFEMIDRGIPRHDYVIVDADGNTIGKVTSGTQSPSLQKAIGMGYVDTAFAKEGTEIFISIRDNKIKAQIVKPPFYKAP, encoded by the coding sequence ATGAAGAATACCGCATTAACCGATATCCACGTAAAAACCGGCGCCAAAATGGTTCCATTTGCCGGTTACAACATGCCCGTTCAATACGTTGGCATTAACGCCGAACACGAAACCGTGCGTAAGGCCGTTGGTGTTTTTGACGTAAGCCACATGGGCGAATTCATTTTAAAAGGTGAGAACGCGCTTGATCTGATTCAGCGGGTTACCAGTAACGACGCCTCAAAATTATACGATGGCAAAGTGCAGTACTCATGCGTGCCGAATGAAAACGGTGGTATTGTTGACGATCTGCTGGTTTACCGGATCGACGAAAAAACCTATATGCTGGTGGTTAATGCCTCAAATATTGAAAAAGACTGGGACTGGATCTCCAAATACAATACCAACGGCGTGGATATGAAAAACATATCCGACCGTACATCACTGCTGGCTATCCAGGGCCCTAAAGCTGCTGAAGCCTTGCAAAGCCTAACTGAGGTTGATCTGGTATCCATGGAATATTACACCTTTAAAAAAGGCACATTTGCAGGTGTCGACAACGTGTTGATATCAGCCACCGGCTATACCGGTGCAGGTGGTTTTGAGATCTATTTTGAAAATCAATATGCCGAACAGATCTGGGATGCTATTTTCAAAGCAGGCGAACCATTCGGCATTAAGCCAATTGGCTTAGGTGCCCGCGATACTTTACGCCTGGAAATGGGCTTTTGCCTTTATGGTAACGACATAGATGATACCACTTCACCACTTGAAGCTGGTTTGGGTTGGGTAACCAAATTCAATAAAGAATTTACCAATGCCGAGGCGCTGCAAGCCCAAAAACAAGCGGGCGTAAACCGCAAACTGGTAGGCTTTGAAATGATAGATCGCGGTATCCCCCGCCATGATTATGTTATCGTTGATGCCGATGGCAATACTATAGGTAAAGTAACCTCGGGTACGCAATCACCATCTTTACAAAAAGCTATTGGTATGGGCTATGTAGATACCGCTTTCGCCAAAGAAGGTACCGAGATCTTTATCAGTATCAGGGATAATAAAATTAAGGCACAGATTGTAAAGCCTCCTTTTTATAAAGCCCCCTAA
- a CDS encoding 2-phosphosulfolactate phosphatase encodes MSENINIQTPPLANGGRGAHVCLTPALLPLFNVEDYIVVVIDIFRATSSICYGIENGAEAIIPVSQVEECAAYREKGLDYLLAAERDGSVVEGFDFGNSPFSYTKEKVAGKTIVLTTTNGTHALHLSRSAKKIVIGSFLNLTALSNWLNTQNENVLLVCAGWKNNFNLEDTLFAGAVIEQLKDKGFALDDAAIAANDLFQVGKNDINVYLKKTSHGERLKKLGIEKDIEFCLQVDLTTAIPVLEAEKLVSLEV; translated from the coding sequence ATGTCTGAAAATATCAATATCCAAACTCCTCCGTTAGCTAACGGAGGCCGGGGGGCACACGTTTGCCTAACCCCGGCATTACTGCCGCTTTTTAATGTGGAAGACTACATTGTAGTGGTTATTGATATTTTCAGGGCAACATCATCTATATGTTATGGTATTGAAAACGGTGCTGAGGCTATTATACCGGTATCACAAGTTGAGGAGTGTGCCGCGTATAGAGAGAAAGGGCTGGATTACCTTCTTGCCGCCGAACGCGACGGATCGGTAGTTGAGGGTTTTGATTTTGGCAACTCGCCATTTTCATACACTAAAGAAAAAGTAGCTGGTAAAACAATTGTGTTAACCACTACCAACGGCACGCATGCGCTTCATCTGTCGCGCAGCGCAAAAAAAATTGTTATTGGTTCGTTCCTGAACCTTACCGCTTTAAGCAACTGGCTTAACACCCAAAACGAAAACGTGCTGCTGGTATGCGCCGGCTGGAAAAACAATTTTAATTTGGAGGATACCCTGTTCGCCGGTGCCGTAATTGAGCAGTTAAAAGATAAAGGATTTGCACTGGACGATGCCGCGATAGCCGCCAATGATCTTTTCCAGGTTGGTAAAAACGATATCAATGTTTATCTCAAGAAAACCTCTCACGGCGAGCGCCTGAAAAAATTAGGCATTGAAAAAGATATTGAGTTTTGTTTACAGGTTGATTTGACTACAGCTATCCCCGTTCTGGAAGCTGAAAAGCTGGTGAGTTTAGAGGTTTAA